In the Colletotrichum higginsianum IMI 349063 chromosome 7 map unlocalized unitig_7, whole genome shotgun sequence genome, one interval contains:
- a CDS encoding DNA repair protein RAD57, with protein MTDLLQLLPDFPVTQFAGLVRTLERHQLSTTDLLTQDVVDIGKRTQLPLLDIKRLCAAIVDALHRGFEPANQQPSNASPFLRRSLTDLENQWSTISTLDDDLDQALGGGLPTGYVTEITGESGVGKTQFLLSLLLAVQLPPPYGLGRPALYITTEAQLSTKRLSQMLSANPRFAEVSPEDRPSLDGISSTSTPDLESQEHILQFQVPVEVERRNIGLIVLDSVASNYRAEFERGGLSNHGSNMGARSNELTRLGALLRELAQKYNLSVVVANQVADRFSSSSLAPTATPRRAPPADGEGFTQESPLASRSRGARAFSPSDVEPTSSMAEHLRSSMPEPPGLDDFGPPAPPALALDHQQRWFTGWGDDPFADYGLKTPSLGLVWSTQIACRIALFKKPVYGVHRHVEDEADERGVPALKNWRRWMKVVFAPHAKATGQGLDGAVEFAVTMAGLKAVKKKEKEEEVDDD; from the coding sequence ATGACCGACCTGCTCCAGCTTCTGCCCGACTTTCCGGTTACCCAGTTCGCCGGGCTGGTGCGGACGTTGGAACGTCACCAGCTTTCTACCACCGACCTTCTGACccaggatgtcgtcgacatAGGCAAACGCACACAGCTGCCTCTTCTCGACATCAAGCGGCTAtgcgccgccatcgttgATGCCCTTCACCGGGGTTTCGAACCTGCCAACCAGCAACCCTCGAACGCGAGCCCGTTCCTCAGACGCTCGCTCACAGATCTGGAAAACCAGTGGTCCACAATCAGCAcccttgacgatgacctcGATCAAGCCTTGGGAGGAGGTCTTCCGACCGGTTATGTGACAGAGATCACAGGCGAGAGCGGCGTTGGGAAGACGCAGTTTCTGTTATCTCTGCTACTGGCCGTCCAACTGCCGCCCCCGTACGGCCTGGGCCGTCCTGCCTTGTACATCACTACGGAAGCACAGTTGTCGACGAAACGCCTCTCGCAGATGCTATCGGCCAACCCGCGCTTCGCAGAGGTTTCACCCGAGGACAGGCCATCTTTGGATGGTATCTCCAGCACTTCGACCCCTGATCTTGAATCGCAGGAGCATATCCTGCAGTTCCAGGTGCCCGTCGAGGTTGAGCGGCGTAACATCGGTCTCATTGTTCTCGACTCTGTAGCCTCCAACTACCGAGCCGAGTTCGAGCGAGGTGGCCTCAGCAACCACGGATCCAACATGGGAGCTCGCAGCAACGAGCTGACACGCCTCGGGGCCTTGCTTAGGGAGTTGGCCCAGAAATACAACCTTTCTGTCGTGGTTGCCAACCAAGTCGCAGACCGATTTTCCAGTTCGTCCCTCGCCCCAACGGCGACCCCTAGGAGGGCGCCTCCTGCTGATGGCGAGGGGTTCACTCAGGAAAGTCCGTTAGCATCACGGAGCAGGGGCGCGAGGGCTTTCTCGCCTTCAGACGTCGAACCGACCTCGTCCATGGCCGAGCATCTTCGGTCTAGCATGCCCGAACCTCCAGGTCTGGATGACTTCGGCCCGCCCGCACCCCCCGCGTTGGCACTGGACCACCAGCAACGGTGGTTCACTGGATGGGGCGATGATCCATTCGCCGACTACGGGCTCAAGACGCCTAGCCTGGGCCTGGTGTGGTCAACCCAGATCGCCTGTCGCATTGCGTTGTTCAAAAAACCCGTTTACGGGGTGCATCGACACGTTGAGGATGAAGCCGACGAACGGGGGGTGCCGGCATTGAAGAACTGGCGTCGATGGATGAAGGTCGTCTTCGCTCCCCATGCAAAGGCAACGGGCCAGGGCCTggatggcgccgtcgagtTCGCCGTGACCATGGCGGGACTGAAGGCTGTcaagaaaaaggagaaggaggaggaggtcgacgatGACTGA
- a CDS encoding Ras family protein, whose protein sequence is MNPEYDYLFKLLLIGDSGVGKSCLLLRFADDTYTESYISTIGVDFKIRTIELDGKTVKLQIWDTAGQERFRTITSSYYRGAHGICVVYDVTDMDSFNNVKQWLQEIDRYATEGVNKLLVGNKSDMSDKKVVEYTVAKEFADSLGIPFLETSAKNASNVEQAFLTMARQIKERMGSTTANNTKPSVQVGPGHGVSSNSGGGCC, encoded by the exons ATGAACCCCGA GTACGACTACCTCTTCAAGCTTCTCCTCATCGGTGACTCCGGTGTTGGAAAGTCTTGCCTTCTGTTGCGATTCGCCGACGACACCTACACTGAGTCCTACATCTCCACCATTGGTGTCGATTTC AAAATCCGCACGATAGAGCTCGATGGAAAGACGGTGAAGCTGCAGATC TGGGACACCGCTGGCCAGGAGCGTTTCCGCACCATCACCTCCTCTTACTACCGTGGTGCCCAcggcatctgcgtcgtctaCGATGTGACCGACATGGACTCCTTCAACAACGTTAAGCAGTGGCTCCAGGAGATTGACAGATACGCCACCGAGGGCGTCAACAAGCTGCTCGTCGGCAACAAGAGCGATATGTCCGACAAGAAGGTTGTCGAGTACACCGTCGCCAAG GAGTTTGCCGACAGCCTGGGCATCCCCTTCCTCGAGACCTCTGCGAAGAACGCCAGCAACGTTGAGCAGGCTTTCTTGACCATGGCCCGCCAAATCAAGGAGCGCATGGGCAGCACGACCGCCAACAACACGAAACCCTCCGTGCAGGTCGGACCCGGACACGGCGTCTCTTCGAactcgggcggcggctgctgctaA
- a CDS encoding Gastric mucin-like protein: MAEPAKYHGGLVAFEGPTDLVSTQLRLLPTSSQIAVLPSVKEFLEPETPDEPFDARVFVRRVHNAVAKRREAALAFLKDSTPTHKRLVFMNGGTPSAQTVCIRAISRNVVDGDIAKAEAIFNDLVKGGVAGLDQHPVSVRDSSLNTSEQLPEDPITRAMRAADALDRETENLQPSSDIDLTIPPARPRSMSLPMYCFADTFGDTAPFYVFGRQYYEDSGRHEEVPTAVAQRDGPTPTLAITNFDELEKFSGEGFDSDGNPIPPALPRSPSCVGEVYEREDECSTPSPNPSAMLSVASGSDVFSIRSTESIFIEQASLVRMNSTTSTRRLKRSQSIGQLQRTNSRYRDTMMLLKPQEKSLAEMVTVGKLDSDRPVSVIGLIAEARRRENKDKIVEGAKVVEGAKTVFVKGARTNKVLPPPPAEAKTRKHIRTKTNYVDRGTDAQDDTEIPDNFEPVLPFHEDLVIHFKDDSPDPILEYMIKAFREGVYPVAPPPPAISSNTSVADGDVSAPRTPTSQSSESQTTLFTSATATNGEEYDPFSYESTTYVEKPLPPISQTMTGSALPTPAHTPPPTFSEPEDKFHDFNAVQGQTAVAMQNSLRSVLNIYFPPKGRGYSQFNFPLLPEMEGLWKPIFRDSESGGGPRRENRRIDQILAVGAQRGVKKTFISGVTSQLERLGTKSNGVSRTGRLDFRYLIANAMQSFTAQPLANQTHDNPFTNSYILATLIIPHLETYFAAHSEVRFLLLDYPPDHLATILALQKLIGADMMKVAQVIDATAKEPHPFTHVRGSSLGRVSTRSDFASSSSSLQSKDSKSAVSVSSRDGFAVSKANLLLTSNATPGEVATFVSTIWNILINVSKFYLPERGSRSDGRMKSGTSSPLSQMAMSPPISPPSSRGRKSNKTSGSIKAPAKPPSIAETIMSRRLRSRCGDKRSLLGDGGSIMTVDMEFESDLELEEKRLMPMFLKRSHERKGNSRKALKFLGLA, translated from the exons ATGGCCGAGCCTGCCAAGTATcatggcggcctcgtcgccttcgaGGGTCCCACCGACCTGGTCTCTACTCAGCTTCGCTTACTGCCTACGTCCTCGCAAATAGCGGTTCTTCCCAGCGTAAAGGAGTTTCTCGAGCCCGAAACCCCCGATGAGCCGTTTGATGCGCGAGTGTTTGTCAGGAGAGTTCACAATGCTGTCGCTAAAAGAAGAGAGGCCGCGTTGGCGTTTCTGAAGGACTCGACACCCACGCACAAAAGATTGGTCTTTATGAACGGAGGCACACCAAGTGCGCAGACAGTCTGCATCAGGGCCATTTCGCGGAATGTCGTGGATGGCGACATTGCCAAGGCAGAGGCCATCTTCAACGACCTTGTCAAAGGGGGCGTCGCAGGCCTCGACCAGCATCCCGTCAGTGTTAGGGACTCTTCTCTTAACACATCCGAGCAACTCCCCGAAGATCCCATCACAAGAGCCATGcgtgccgccgacgccctcgatcGCGAGACTGAAAACCTCCAGCCTTCCAGCGACATCGACCTCACCATCCCCCCCGCGCGCCCGAGGAGCATGAGCCTTCCCATGTACTGTTTCGCCGACACATTCGGTGATACCGCGCCATTCTATGTTTTCGGCAGACAGTACTACGAGGACAGTGGCCGGCATGAAGAGGTCCCCACGGCGGTTGCTCAACGCGATGGCCCAACGCCAACCTTGGCCATTACGAATTTCGATGAGCTTGAGAAGTTTTCGGGTGAAGGGTTTGACAGTGATGGCAATCCAATCCCACCGGCGCTTCCTCGCTCTCCGAGTTGCGTGGGCGAGGTTTACGAACGTGAAGACGAGTGCTCGACACCCTCGCCCAACCCTAGCGCCATGCTGAGTGTGGCATCGGGGTCTGATGTGTTCAGCATCCGCTCGACAGAGTCGATCTTCATCGAACAAGCATCGCTCGTTCGTATGAATTCAACCACCTCGACCAGGAGACTGAAACGGTCACAGTCCATTGGTCAGCTCCAACGAACCAACTCGCGCTACCGGGACACCATGATGCTACTGAAGCCCCAAGAGAAGTCTCTTGCCGAGATGGTCACTGTCGGAAAGCTCGACAGCGACCGTCCTGTATCTGTCATTGGTCTCATAGCAGAGGCAAGACGACGTGAGAACAAGGACAAGATTGTTGAGGGCGCCaaggttgtcgagggcgccaAAACCGTATTTGTCAAAGGCGCCCGAACAAATAAGGTtctgccgccaccgccggccgaggcgaagACTCGAAAACACATCCGCACCAAGACAAACTATGTGGACAGAGGAACCGACGCACAAGACGACACAGAAATTCCAGATAATTTCGAGCCTGTCCTACCGTTCCACGAAGATCTTGTCATTCACTTCAAGGATGACAGCCCTGACCCCATTCTGGAGTATATGATCAAGGCATTCAGAGAAGGTGTCTATCCAGTCGCACCGCCCCCTCCTGCGATTTCCTCCAACACTTCTGTTGCAGACGGCGACGTATCAGCTCCGCGTACTCCCACGTCACAATCAAGCGAGTCTCAGACGACTCTATTTACTTCTGCAACCGCTACCAACGGAGAGGAGTACGATCCGTTCTCCTACGAGAGTACCACTTACGTCGAGAAGCCGCTTCCCCCCATTTCACAGACCATGACAGGCTCAGCGTTACCGACGCCTGCACACACACCTCCCCCCACATTTTCGGAGCCGGAGGATAAGTTCCACGACTTCAATGCTGTGCAAGGGCAGACGGCTGTAGCCATGCAGAACTCGCTTCGATCAGTGCTTAACATCTACTTTCCACCCAAGGGAAGGGGTTACTCGCAGTTCAATTTCCCTTTACTGCCTGAGATGGAGGGACTTTGGAAGCCAATCTTCCGCGACTCGGAgtcgggcggcggcccgAGGAGGGAGAATCGCCGGATTGACCAGATTCTGGCTGTCGGCGCGCAACGTGGGGTCAAGAAGACGTTTATTTCAGGGGTGACGAGCCAGCTTGAGAGGTTGGGCACCAAGTCGAATGGCGTCTCGCGGACAGGAAGGCTTGACTTCCG ATACCTCATCGCCAACGCGATGCAGTCGTTCACTGCGCAGCCTTTGGCGAACCAGACACACGACAACCCCTTCACGAACTCGTACATTTTGGCGACCCTCATCATCCCTCATCTTGAGACGTACTTTGCTGCCCACTCGGAAGTACGGTTTCTGCTTCTTGATTACCCTCCCGATCATCTTGCCACCATCCTTGCTCTGCAGAAGCTGATTGGGGCCGACATGATGAAAGTTGCCCAAGTTATTGATGCTACCGCCAAGGAGCCACATCCTTTCACTCACGTTCGCGGCAGCTCACTTGGACGGGTCTCGACGAGGAGTGATTTCGCCTCTAGTTCAAGCTCACTCCAGTCGAAGGATTCCAAGTCGGCCGTGTCTGTGTCCTCGCGAGATGGATTTGCGGTATCAAAGGCCAACCTCCTTCTCACGTCGAATGCAACCCCGGGGGAAGTCGCTACTTTTGTATCGACCATATGGAATATTCTCATCAATGTCTCCAAATTCTACTTGCCCGAAAGGGGATCGAGAAGCGATGGCAGAATGAAATCGGGCACCTCGTCACCTCTCTCGCAGATGGCCATGAGTCCTCCgatttcccccccttcttccagaGGCAGAAAAAGCAACAAGACATCGGGCTCAATCAAGGCTCCAGCTAAGCCCCCCTCTATCGCAGAGACCATTATGAGCCGCCGACTGAGGTCCCGGTGCGGCGACAAGAGGTCTCTGTTGGGCGATGGCGGGTCCATTATGACCGTCGACATGGAGTTTGAGAGCGATCTGGAGCTCGAAGAAAAGCGTTTGATGCCCATGTTTCTGAAGAGAAGCCACGAACGCAAGGGGAACAGCCGCAAAGCTTTGAAGTTTCTGGGATTGGCATGA
- a CDS encoding WD repeat domain-containing protein, with translation MESSNQENFFETDTQQAKRHLRAKKEANTFGNPLRMPSKILAVIPDPKKPQSSVLIAESGGRVSRINTETRTTTAKYTGPSVPVTCLATGGASNGVLFAGSWDKTVWSWDLATRRPLRRYDGHSDFVKAVVCGRLGDKPILVSGGADKKIIVWDADSGRKLHTLQDPTTTMMSLQHLAIDPVLSTADEIVLVSASSDPHIRRWRITLDSYSQLPVDETPSSADPAAAAAASSSGEEKLTIQEHETSVYKVLFDVMGDEVDLWTASADGTAKCLVRERAFAAEDVFEHGDFVRAIALTADWVVTGGISQQIKVWDRTSGALRAVVDAHFDEITDLVVLRDPAGRSPDVLCSVGIDCTLRTWPLDHKGLDAVVEEIRAAAEAKAEDEQEGEKKKKGEGKKEEEEEGLMTAEEEAELAALMEDDD, from the exons ATGGAGTCATCCAACCAAGAGAACTTCTTCGAGACGGA CACGCAGCAGGCCAAGCGTCACCTGcgcgccaagaaggaggcaaACACCTTTGGCAACCCGCTGCGAATGCCCTCCAAGATCCTGGCCGTCATCCCGGACCCCAAGAAGCCGCAGTCCtccgtcctcatcgccgagtcgggcggcagggtgTCTCGTATCAATACTGAG ACACgaaccaccaccgccaagTACACCGGCCCCTCTGTCCCCGTAACGTGCCTCGCGACAGGCGGCGCCTCCAACGGCGTCCTCTTCGCCGGCAGCTGGGACAAGACGGTCTGGTCCTGGGACCTCGCCACGCGCCGCCCGCTGCGCCGGTATGACGGGCATTCGGActtcgtcaaggccgtcgtgtgcggccgcctcggcgacaaGCCGATCCTCGTCAGCGGTGGCGCCGACAAGAAGATCATCGTCTGGGACGCTGACTCGGGCCGCAAGCTGCACACCCTCCAggacccgacgacgaccatgaTGTCGCTGCAGCATCTCGCCATCGACCCCGTGCTCAGCACCGCCGATGAGATAGTCCTCGTCAGCGCGAGCAGCGACCCGCACATCCGCCGCTGGAGGATCACCCTGGACTCGTACTCGCAGCTTCCCGTCGAcgagacgccgtcctcggcggaccctgcggcggcggcggcggcgtcgtcttcgggcgaggagaagctgacGATTCAGGAGCACGAGACGAGCGTGTACAAGGTCCTCTTCGACGTGATGGGCGACGAAGTCGACTTGTGGACGgccagcgccgacggcaccgccaAGTGCCTCGTCCGCGAGAGGGCCTTTGCGGCCGAAGACGTCTTCGAGCACGGCGACTTCGTGcgcgccatcgccctcaCGGCCGACTGGGTCGTCACGGGCGGCATCAGCCAGCAGATCAAGGTCTGGGACCGGACGTCGGGCGCCCTGCGCGCCGTCGTGGACGCGCACTTTGACGAGATTAcggacctcgtcgtcctccgcGACCCGGCGGGGCGGTCGCCGGACGTGCTGTGcagcgtcggcatcgactgCACGCTGCGGACGTGGCCTCTGGACCACAAGGGCctggacgccgtcgtcgaggagatcCGGGCCGCTGcagaggccaaggccgaggacgagcaggagggggagaagaagaagaaaggggaggggaagaaggaggaggaggaggagggtctgatgaccgccgaggaggaggcagagctggcggcgttgatggaGGATGACGATTAG
- a CDS encoding WD repeat domain-containing protein: protein MASSLAPKPRPRPAHTTGTTRLAYTPSGARLVTVGSNNTIRLYRTHHDGEPYNIDDCPEQNCAAAADDEFFVVGSEDGTVSVYSVEDTVFERFLTRTSLPVRDVALSPDAKWCAVASDELTVKVVDTQDNARVRVLKDHGRPTKHLAFDPKGGLLALACTDGVIYVYSMTADTPELIRKVDGVIGPLEPDSESSARIAWHPDGRAFAVPTPMHDVQVVSKNDWEKQRAFSNGHLGDITALAWSPNGAMLATAAKDGKLLIWETKTQSVVQKFDYSNVLDMAWHPKDNLLSFTTSDGEVYIYPNLITGQFSSLLQLPRQPAPYIHDPLAEISNNARRPAANGAGGLPASIPSRPRRDSLGSLDSFLNRGEDGYDDGDDFVVDDDGAGYTTGTKRALEAGGAGGGDYAGRATKRRLLEHTLHEPFQPGSTPWRGNRKYLCLNLIGVIWTVDQDGHNTVTVEFYDHEFHRDFHFTDTFLYDKACLTEHGALFSCPPLNDTPATLFYRPHETWTQRADWRTELPKGEAVVAMSLSDSFVTVTTTANYVRIYTLFGVPYRVYRPKSTPMVTCASWRDYVITMGNGAVGADGNARLLYTIENIKRDEICQNEDTVALPDGATLRSVFFSDVGDPCIYDSTGTLLTLLHWRKPSRACWVPLLDTKLLPRLASGRKTETYWPIAVADNRFHCIILKGGDQYPYFPRPLLSEFDFSVPLTSVPVPAPDAESAGQRENDDDDDDDDAGRRESRKLEQKLLLSGIHSAQLRDLIDHTDATHSQRTGLARLELDFDKTLLQMLAIECREGEERGMRALELVGLMRDRTGRMIEAAGKVAERYGRTILGDKIREIGERRVTGMDVDDGDF from the exons AtggcctcctccctcgccccgaaaccgcggccgaggccggcgcaCACGACGGGCACAACCCGCCTCGCATACACTCCGTCGGGCGCGCGCCTCGTCACTGTCGGCTCCAACAACACAATTCGACTGTACCGCACCCaccacgacggcgagccTTACAACATCGATGACTGCCCCGAACAGaactgcgccgccgccgccgacgatgaatTCTTCGTAGTCGGCTCCGAGGACGGCACCGTTAGCGTCTACTCGGTCGAGGACACCGTCTTCGAGCGCTTCCTCACGCGCACCTCCCTGCCCGTCCGCGACGTCGCCCTCTCCCCGGACGCCAAGTGGTGCGCCGTCGCCAGCGACGAGCTGACGGTCAAGGTTGTCGACACCCAAGACAACGCTCGCGTCCGCGTCCTCAAGGACCACGGCCGCCCGACCAAGCACCTCGCCTTCGATCCCAAGGGTGGCCTCCTCGCGCTCGCCTGCACCGATGGCGTCATATACGTCTACTCCATGACGGCCGACACCCCCGAGCTGATCcgcaaggtcgacggcgtcatcggcCCACTCGAACCCGACTCAGAGTCCTCGGCCAGGATCGCGTGGCACCCGGACGGCCGCGCCTTCGCCGTGCCGACACCCATGCACGACGTGCAGGTCGTGTCCAAGAACGACTGGGAGAAGCAGCGGGCCTTCTCCAACGGCCACCTCGGCGACATCACGGCGTTGGCCTGGTCGCCCAACGGCGCGATGCTCGCCACGGCGGCCAAGGACGGAAAGCTCCTCATCTGGGAGACCAAGACGCAGAGCGTTGTACAAAAGTTCGACTACAGCAACGTCCTCGATATGGCCTGGCACCCCAAGGACAACCTGCTGTCGTTCACGACGTCCGACGGCGAGGTCTACATCTACCCGAACCTCATCACTGGGCAGttctcctccctcctgcAGCTGCCCCGCCAGCCGGCGCCCTATATCCACGATCCCTTGGCCGAGATATCCAACAATGCCCGCAGGCCGGCTGCAAACGGCGCCGGTGGCCTGCCGGCCTCGATACCCAGCCGCCCGCGGCGCGATTCGTTGGGGAGCCTTGACTCGTTTCTCAaccgcggcgaggacggctacgatgacggcgacgatttcgtcgtcgacgacgacggcgcgggctATACGACAGGGACCAAGAGGGCGCttgaggccggcggcgctggcggcggcgactaCGCCGGGCGCGCGACCAAGCGCCGCCTCCTGGAGCATACGCTCCACGAGCCCTTCCAGCCCGGCTCGACTCCCTGGCGTGGCAACCGCAAGTACCTGTGCCTGAACCTCATCGGCGTCATCTGGACGGTCGACCAGGACGGCCACAACACGGTGACGGTTGAGTTCTACGACCACGAGTTCCACCGCGACTTCCACTTCACCGACACATTCCTATACGACAAGGCCTGCCTGACGGAGCACGGCGCCCTGTTCTCGTGTCCGCCCCTGAACGACACGCCCGCCACCCTCTTCTACCGCCCACATGAGACATGGACGCAACGCGCCGACTGGCGGACGGAACTGCCcaagggcgaggccgtcgttgCCATGTCGCTGAGCGACTCCTTCGTCACTGTCACCACCACGGCCAACTACGTGCGCATCTATACCCTCTTCGGCGTCCCCTACCGCGTCTATCGCCCCAAGAGCACACCCATGGTCACCTGCGCCAGCTGGCGCGACTACGTCATCACAATgggcaacggcgccgtcggcgccgacggcaacgccCGCCTCCTGTACACAATCGAGAACATCAAGCGAGACGAAATCTGCCAGAACGAAGACACCGTCGCACTACCGGATGGTGCCACTTTGCGGAGCGTCTTCTTCTCAGATGTCGGT GATCCTTGTATATATGACTCGACGGGCACGCTCCTCACGCTCCTCCACTGGCGGAAGCCCTCACGCGCCTGCTGGGTGCCCCTCCTCGACACAAAGCTTCTCCCGCGTCTAGCGTCAGGGAGGAAGACAGAAACGTACTGGCCAATCGCGGTTGCCGACAACAGGTTCCACTGCATCATCCTCAAGGGTGGTGACCAGTACCCCTACTTCCCCCGGCCCCTGCTGTCCGAGTTCGACTTTTCTGTGCCCCTCACCTCGGTCCCGGTCCCGGCTCCGGACGCGGAGTCTGCGGGGCAACGAGaaaacgacgacgacgatgacgacgacgacgcgggtCGGCGCGAGTCGCGCAAGCTGGAACAGAAGCTGCTGCTCTCGGGCATCCACTCCGCCCAGCTGCGCGACCTCATCGACCACACGGATGCCACGCACTCGCAGCGCACCGGCCTGGCGCGCCTCGAACTCGACTTTGACAAGACGCTGCTCCAGATGCTGGCCATCGAATGCCGCGAAGGCGAGGAGCGCGGCATGCGGGCGCTAGAGTTGGTGGGCCTGATGCGCGATCGGACGGGCCGCATGATCGAGGCGGCAGGCAAGGTAGCGGAGCGGTACGGGCGGACCATCCTGGGAGACAAGATCCGCGAGATTGGAGAGCGGAGGGTTACCGGTatggacgtcgacgacggcgacttttag
- a CDS encoding HSF-type DNA-binding protein, with protein sequence MATVTESPQRAPLHTDGHADLTSNRIVPIPTPTPSIQMSAPSPGDPMEITSPANPSSTSPSSKSNDPGANGASKNTSPIEHSANNSLTMPAAPAAAAAAVHQPKIVQTAFIHKLYSMLEDPSIQHLISWSASAESFVMSPTADFSKVLAQYFKHTNISSFVRQLNMYGFHKVSDVFHTTSPETALWEFKHGNGNFKRGDLVGLREIKRRASRHALVHREYPNAKPSPSQPGTPAEPMPPPNDGSDPRMSGLEHTLYDLSMRLQRSEENAHYMHIKQQAVMETMSRLLQFNQELSRTVLSLVPSPDHPVHRDVLNLQGEMARQADMLRTIDDPQESPFANSRAYFSNVENAPVSPRQLPQDDPRRSANLAVPQPRGQNFYRPPVPSNLSVSTRRPYGSIGGGTAPQASSPLRGAPPPPPPGPHPLAQVEPPPGSLARRHTSADIRAHGWQPSAPPPFASGPPSGPPSGPWPSSPSRHAPEDQRIRESLSTYSLQNASHSRPMSRPTTPPGVPFSNGSGGGADAFGNWSWNSANRDNKNLAIRDSSGPPTRRGSMAHILNPTDTAERDDEDEDPRGDDDRKRKRIQ encoded by the exons ATGGCCACAGTGACTGAGAGTCCGCAGAGAGCTCCTCTGCATACCGACGGTCATGCCGATTTGACGTCGAACCGAATCGTGCCAATCCCGACACCGACCCCGTCCATCCAAATGTCAGCTCCGTCTCCCGGCGACCCTATGGAGATCACCTCCCCCGCCAATCCAAGTAGCACTTCGCCCTCGAGTAAGAGCAACGATCCAGGCGCCAACGGCGCGTCTAAGAATACCTCGCCCATTGAACACTCCGCCAACAACTCGCTCACTATGCCTGCtgcgcccgccgccgctgccgctgccgttcACCAACCAAAGATCGTGCAGACGGCCTTCATTCACAAACTGTACAG CATGCTTGAGGACCCCAGCATCCAGCATCTAATTTCGTGGTCGGCGAGCGCCGAGAGCTTCGTCATGTCTCCGACAGCCGATTTCTCCAAAGTACTTGC GCAATACTTCAAACATACCAACATATCGTCCTTCGTCCGGCAACTAAACATGTACGGATTTCACAAAG TGAGCGATGTCTTCCACACCACAAGTCCCGAGACTGCCTTGTGGGAATTTAAACATGGAAATGGCAACTTCAAGAGAGGCGACCTAGTTGGTCTTCGCGAAATCAAACGCCGCGCTTCCCGACACGCTCTCGTCCATCGCGAATACCCAAACGCCAAGCCAAGCCCGTCACAGCCCGGGACACCCGCGGAACCGATGCCGCCCCCCAACGATGGTTCTGATCCGCGAATGTCTGGGCTCGAACATACTCTATACGACCTCAGCATGCGATTGCAGAGGAGCGAGGAGAACGCTCACTACATGCACATCAAGCAACAGGCAGTCATGGAAACCATGTCGAGACTCCTTCAGTTCAACCAAGAACTTTCAAGGACGGTTCTCAGCTTAGTACCTAGTCCTGACCATCCAGTACACCGAGATG TTCTGAACTTGCAGGGAGAAATGGCAAGGCAGGCAGACATGCTTCGGACGATCGACGACCCCCAGGAATCGCCATTCGCAAACAGCCGAGCTTACTTTTCCAATGTCGAGAATGCACCTGTTTCGCCTCGACAGTTACCCCAAGATGACCCCAGGCGGAGTGCAAACCTTGCAGTCCCTCAGCCGAGGGGGCAGAATTTCTACCGGCCTCCCGTGCCCTCGAACCTTTCCGTCAGCACGCGACGGCCATATGGCTCAATCGGAGGTGGCACAGCGCCCcaggcttcttctcccttGCGAGGggcgccaccaccaccaccccctgGACCACATCCCTTGGCTCAAGTCGAGCCGCCTCCTGGAAGTCTCGCAAGACGCCACACATCTGCCGATATTCGTGCACACGGCTGGCAACCGAGTGCCCCGCCACCGTTCGCTTCGGGCCCTCCGTCCGGGCCCCCTTCGGGACCAtggccatcgtcgccaagTCGGCATGCCCCGGAAGATCAGCGCATCAGGGAGTCTCTTTCTACTTATTCTCTGCAGAACGCGTCTCATTCGCGGCCCATGTCGAGGCCCACGACGCCCCCAGGCGTTCCCTTCTCGAACggtagcggcggcggggctgACGCTTTTGGCAACTGGTCGTGGAACTCTGCCAACCGGGACAACAAGAACTTGGCCATTAGAGATAGCTCAGGACCCCCCACCCGCCGCGGCAGCATGGCGCACATTCTCAATCCGACCGACACGGCCGAGCgtgacgatgaagatgaggaCCCTCGGGGCGACGATGACCGGAAGCGCAAGCGGATACAGTGA